A stretch of Gossypium hirsutum isolate 1008001.06 chromosome A06, Gossypium_hirsutum_v2.1, whole genome shotgun sequence DNA encodes these proteins:
- the LOC107897713 gene encoding glycerophosphocholine acyltransferase 1, which yields MTSSDEPGEDIIVNGDTPGTGKPRFRKVAKTKEMLSKQAVQTKKILSKHAVKIAKQAEEHERFINKVTHLLGVLGFGGFCFLLGARPQDIPYVYCLFYVIFVPLRWIYYRFKKWHYYLLDFCYYANTIFLFDLLLYPSNEKLFLVCFSFAEGPLAWALIVWRCSLVFSSVDKIISVLIHLLPGIVFFTIRWWNPVTFEDMQPEGTSHRISWPYVEDKAYLWTWLFGVPLAAYTLWQVLYFLIVNVLRRQRLLRDPEVMTSYRELSKKAKKANNIWWRLGGLLGDQNRFLMYILCQAIFTVATMALTVSIFLSYKFHVIFQILKVSASVWNGGSFLLEVMPRQVIVKEKKKSDIQMQPVQSQQDQPSDLVGNSSEKHQP from the exons ATGACGAGCAGTGATGAACCCGGGGAGGACATCATTGTGAATGGGGATACACCCGGGACGGGGAAACCGCGATTCAGA AAAGTAGCAAAAACGAAGGAGATGTTGTCTAAACAAGCGGTTCAAACGAAGAAGATTTTGTCGAAACATGCTGTTAAGATTGCTAAACAAGCTGAAGAACACGAACGATTTATCAACAAG GTGACTCATCTTTTGGGGGTTCTTGGATTTGGAGGGTTTTGCTTTCTCTTGGGAGCAA GGCCACAAGATATTCCTTATGTGTACTGTTTGTTCTATGTCATCTTCGTTCCCCTTCGGTGGATATACTACCGCTTTAAGAAATGGCATTACTATCTTCTG GATTTCTGCTATTATGCCAACACAATCTTCTTGTTTGATCTTCTTCTTTATCCAAGTAATGAAAAGCTTTTCTTGGTTTGCTTCTCATTTGCCGAG GGGCCACTAGCATGGGCACTCATTGTTTGGCGTTGTAGCTTGGTTTTTAGTTCTGTTGACAAAATTATTAGCGTCCTTATACATCTTTTACCTG GAATAGTTTTTTTCACAATCCGATGGTGGAATCCAGTGACCTTCGAAGACATGCAGCCTGAAGGAACATCTCATAGAATTTCGTGGCCTTACGTAGAAGACAAAGCTTACCTTTGGACTTGGCTGTTTGGGGTTCCATTAGCTGCTTATACCCTCTGGCAAGTTCTTTACTTCCTCATTGTCAACGTGCTACGTCGGCAGAGGTTATTAAGAGATCCTGAAGTCATGACATCTTACAg GGAACTTTCGAAGAAGGCCAAGAAAGCAAATAACATATGGTGGCGTTTAGGTGGGTTGCTTGGGGATCAAAACCGATTCCTGATGTACATTCTATGTCAAGCCATTTTTACAGTGGCAACCATGGCACTCACTGTCTCCATCTTCCTATCATACAAATTCCAcgtgattttccaaatactgaaggTTTCTGCGTCAGTCTGGAATGGAGGAAGCTTCCTGTTAGAAGTGATGCCTAGACAGGTAATTgtgaaggagaaaaagaaatcaGATATCCAGATGCAACCAGTACAAAGTCAACAAGATCAACCCTCAGATTTAGTGGGCAATTCGTCTGAGAAACACCAGCCCTAA